One genomic segment of Ostrinia nubilalis chromosome 20, ilOstNubi1.1, whole genome shotgun sequence includes these proteins:
- the LOC135081712 gene encoding transient receptor potential channel pyrexia-like, with translation MDNFGYREMGWPKPLQTPASTPTRPRMARSFSSRNREPEEFPLNNYKHVRSIDLLETAREPGKTKEYLFVGPSPPAEDAPNMYHSFDVLAPDPDARLTEEAARKGLCERALALGAGRFFDDVECGLITADNIAEHISSAPEVVVNLTLLWAAFLTRDELLPMILEAGADIHSSEPAGLTALHLAAFSGAGRAAVFLISRGADVDYAPKYFTPLHCAAFGNSLEVAEVLIAHDASLHAVVQRAGCEDNLVHCAVRADAVECMELFIERGVDPGYATSGGLNALHLAAELGAQRCLSYLLKETKISVNGVTKQRDKESTALHLAAARGYAECVELLITEGAKANTRNHRGFTALHLAARCSSLECVEILLRDGNADPNIEDFDKRTPLHAAVSRSERACDIIDILVSWGAQVNKKDAYGYSPLHLAAMDSLTQCVETLIFLGGDVTSKSKKGHTALSVIARKTPKSLAILRHNLDSGISLSRSSEGNEEVQIEFDFGKLLKFSYPREITYLNSLIDEGQKDILLHPLCSAFLFMKWRKIRKFYLARLIFCFLFVSFLSIYVLTAVVKTCKGKYSKKYGVPNELCQKQSLLGVMLKHNPIEFERWVLMGITAFEIVRKLTGITGYSSIYQYFTTFENLMEWFVLLSVFSLYNIDDDYSWQNHVGGYAVLGAWTNLMLMMGQLPMFGDYVAMYQKVLTEFLKLLLAYVCLLLGFTICFCVVFPNEEMFSNPLMGFISTLSMMVGELNLNILINDPLQDDPPLVFELSSQIIFILFLMFVTIILMNLLVGIAVHDIQGLRKTAGLSKLVRQTKLILFVEMGMFSAWLPKCLHKYVYRTALVSPEAGKVILSVKPLNPREKRLPTDIMMAAYELAQLNKMKSGRSVKEMLYKNKYSSKFNKENQSSDPNFNIEIRGMQEKMDQTTFNLKKIDQELRHLNILLSDQQNLLHSVLKSTDVVPYRAPHAATPAYAESPAPFFYASISNTNN, from the coding sequence ATGGACAACTTTGGGTACCGAGAGATGGGCTGGCCAAAACCGCTCCAGACTCCCGCGTCGACGCCCACGAGACCGCGTATGGCCAGGAGTTTCAGCTCGAGAAACCGCGAACCTGAAGAATTTCCTCTTAACAACTACAAACATGTACGCAGCATCGACTTACTGGAAACTGCACGCGAGCCAGGCAAGACAAAGGAATACCTCTTCGTCGGACCCTCACCGCCAGCCGAAGATGCTCCCAATATGTATCACAGTTTTGATGTCCTCGCACCCGACCCTGACGCACGACTGACAGAAGAAGCAGCACGGAAGGGGCTCTGTGAACGCGCATTAGCCCTTGGAGCGGGAAGATTCTTTGACGACGTCGAGTGTGGATTGATCACGGCCGACAATATCGCAGAACACATCAGTTCAGCTCCTGAAGTGGTTGTGAATCTAACATTACTTTGGGCAGCTTTTTTAACTCGCGATGAGCTGCTGCCGATGATTTTGGAAGCGGGTGCCGATATTCACAGCTCAGAACCGGCTGGGTTGACGGCTTTGCATTTAGCTGCATTTAGTGGTGCGGGAAGAGCTGCAGTTTTCTTGATATCTCGTGGTGCTGATGTTGATTATGCTCCTAAATATTTCACGCCTTTACATTGCGCAGCGTTTGGGAATTCATTGGAAGTGGCAGAAGTGTTAATTGCTCATGATGCTTCGTTGCATGCCGTTGTGCAAAGGGCTGGCTGTGAAGATAACCTTGTTCACTGTGCAGTGCGAGCTGATGCTGTGGAGTGCATGGAGCTGTTCATCGAAAGGGGAGTCGACCCTGGATATGCAACATCAGGAGGTTTGAATGCTTTACATTTAGCAGCGGAGCTTGGTGCTCAACGTTGTTTATCATATCTTTTGAAAGAAACTAAGATAAGTGTTAATGGTGTAACTAAACAAAGAGATAAAGAATCTACAGCCTTGCACTTGGCAGCTGCTAGAGGATACGCTGAGTGCGTCGAATTGTTAATAACAGAGGGAGCAAAGGCAAATACAAGAAATCACAGAGGTTTTACAGCTCTTCATCTTGCTGCCCGTTGTTCAAGTTTGGAATGCGTGGAAATTCTATTACGAGATGGAAATGCCGATCCTAACATTGAAGATTTTGATAAACGAACACCATTGCACGCCGCGGTAAGCCGTTCAGAGCGTGCTTGCGATATCATAGATATACTTGTAAGTTGGGGAGCTCAAGTAAATAAGAAAGACGCATATGGATACTCGCCTTTACACCTCGCTGCAATGGATAGTTTGACACAATGTGTTGAAACTTTAATATTTCTGGGCGGAGATGTCACTTCAAAATCGAAGAAAGGTCACACAGCTTTGAGCGTCATAGCTAGAAAGACACCTAAATCACTGGCAATTCTACGTCATAATTTGGACAGTGGTATATCTTTGAGTCGTTCATCGGAAGGTAATGAAGAGGTACAAATTGAATTTGATTTTGGCAAATTGTTAAAGTTTTCTTATCCTAGGGAGATAACTTATTTAAACAGTTTGATAGACGAAGGTCAAAAAGACATATTATTGCATCCACTATGCTCAGCGTTTTTGTTTATGAAGTGGCGGAAGATAAGAAAGTTTTATTTGGCGAGATTAATCTTTTGCTTCCTGTTTGTGTCATTTTTATCAATTTACGTTCTTACTGCTGTGGTGAAAACGTGCAAGGGtaaatattcaaaaaaatatggGGTACCCAATGAGCTATGCCAGAAGCAGTCTTTATTAGGAGTAATGCTGAAACATAATCCGATTGAGTTTGAACGATGGGTGTTAATGGGGATTACAGCATTTGAGATAGTCCGTAAATTGACTGGTATTACTGGATATTCTAGCATTTATCAGTACTTCACGACATTTGAAAATTTGATGGAATGGTTTGTGTTGCTTTCTGTTTTTTCGCTTTACAATATCGATGACGACTACAGCTGGCAGAATCATGTTGGAGGATACGCCGTTCTCGGAGCTTGGACTAATCTTATGCTTATGATGGGTCAGTTACCAATGTTTGGCGATTACGTAGCAATGTATCAAAAGGTTCTCACTGAATTCTTAAAACTTCTCTTGGCTTACGTTTGCCTGTTGTTAGGTTTCACAATTTGCTTCTGCGTCGTGTTCCCAAATGAAGAAATGTTTTCCAACCCTTTGATGGGCTTCATAAGTACCCTATCAATGATGGTGGGAGAGctaaatttaaatattctcATCAACGACCCACTGCAAGACGACCCACCTCTAGTGTTTGAATTGTCTTCGCAAATAATATTCATCTTGTTCCTTATGTTTGTCACAATTATCTTGATGAATTTGCTTGTCGGTATCGCTGTTCACGACATTCAAGGCCTAAGAAAGACCGCAGGGTTGTCAAAACTAGTTAGACAGACCAAGCTGATTTTGTTCGTAGAAATGGGTATGTTTAGCGCTTGGCTACCAAAATGTCTTCACAAATACGTTTATAGAACTGCTTTAGTGTCTCCCGAAGCTGGCAAGGTAATATTGAGTGTAAAACCGTTAAATCCAAGAGAGAAACGATTGCCGACTGACATAATGATGGCGGCGTATGAATTAGCGCAATTGAATAAGATGAAGTCTGGCAGATCTGTTAAGGAAATgttgtataaaaataagtattcgTCAAAGTTTAACAAAGAAAATCAATCGAGTGATCCTAATTTCAATATAGAGATAAGAGGAATGCAAGAGAAGATGGACCAAACGACGTTCAATTTGAAGAAGATCGATCAAGAATTGAGGCATTTAAATATACTTTTGTCAGATCAGCAGAATTTACTGCACAGCGTGTTAAAAAGTACCGATGTTGTTCCCTATAGGGCACCTCACGCAGCAACCCCGGCATATGCTGAGTCACCAGCACCCTTTTTCTATGCCAGTATTTCTAATACAAATAACTAG